In Candidatus Melainabacteria bacterium, the genomic stretch GTCTTCTAATATAAAATTTGGTACCGATGGCTGGCGGGATGTAATTGCAGATGGATTTACATTTAAAAATGTAAGAGTTGTTAGTATTGCCATTGGAAAATATATTGAAAAAAAATTAAATAAAAATTTACCTGTTTTAATTGGCTATGATACTCGCTTCCTGGCTAATGAATTTGCAAAAGCCTGTACTAATGAATTATTAAATCTTGATTTAAATGTTCAACTCTCACAAGTAGTAATACCAACACCTGTTATTGCTTTTTGGGCAGCTAAAATACCACAAGGCTCCAATGGTGCAATTCAATTTACAGCAAGTCATAATCCACCAAAATATTGTGGCTTAAAATACATAACCAATTACGGAGGACCTGCACCTGTTGAAATAACAGATGAGATAACAAATTACATTGACGCCCATAGAGACGCCCCACTGGGGCGTCTCTACGAGAACATTGATATCCGAACATTTGATCCAAAACAACAATACATTGATCACCTAAAATCATTAATTGATTTTGACAAGATAAAAAAATCAAATCTTAAAATCATATATGATCCTATGTATGGTGCAGGCAACAACTATTTAGATTACATTTTAAAAGAAGCTGGATGTGAAACTATAACAATTCATAATAAAAGAGATCCTCTTTTTGGAAATTTATTTCCAGAACCAAAAGAAGAATTTTTAAATGAATTAAAACAAGTTGTTGTATCAAAAAATGCAAATTTAGGACTAGCAACAGACGGCGATGCTGACAGGCTAGCTGCAATTGATAATAGTGGCAATTTTTATTCTGCAAATAAAATAGGTTCAATGTTAGTTAGGCATCTGGTTAAAAATAAAAAATTAAAAGGAAAAGTAGTAAGGACAATGTCTACAACTCATTTAATTGATTCATTAGCAAAAAGATATGATTTAGAGGCTATTGAAACAAAAGTAGGTTTTAAATGGATCTGCGAAATAATGTTAAAAGAAAATGTACTCATTGGAATAGAAGAATCTGGTGGAATTAGTATTTTAAACCATATCCCTGATAAAGATGCGATTCTTTCTGGCATGCTTTTAACTGAAATGTTAGCTTATGAAAATAAAACTCTTTCTCAAATTTATAGTGAAACTATTAAAGAAGCTGGTTATTCATACATAAATGACAAACTTGATCTTCACTTAAATAAAGAACAAATTAATTCTTTCATTTCAAGCTTAAAAAAAGAAAACTTACTAAAAATAAATAACTTAAAAACAAAATCAATTAATACTACTGAAGGAGTAAAGTATTTATTTGAAGATGGCAGCTGGTTTTTTGCAAGGCCAAGTGGTACTGAACCACTTGCCAGAGTGTATTTTGAAGCAACCTCTGATAAAGTATTAAATGCAATGAAAAACAAAATACAAGAAATCGTCAATCAAGCACAATGCCAAAAGTAAGCATAATAATTCCAACATACAATAGAGAAAATTTTATTTCTGAAACAATTGAAAGTGTTTTAAATCAAACCTTTAAAGATTTTGAAATCGTTATTATAAATGATGGATCAACTGATAATACAAAAAAAAAGTTAGAAAAGTTTAATACAAAAATCAAATTAATTAATCAAGCAAATTCTGAAAGGGCTGTTTCTAGAAATAATGGTGTAAAAAATTCAAACGGTGAATACATAGCATTTTTAGATTCAGATGATCTTTGGGAAAAAGACAAATTAGAAAAACAAGTTGAAATATTGGACAAATATAAAGACATGGTTCTTGTCTACAGTCAATGTTCAAGAATAAATGAAAATGGGATAAAAATTAAAACTGCAAAAAGGCAGCTTGAAGGATATTCAGGCAATATATTTGAAAAATTACTTTTAAGAAATATTATTTCCTCACCTACACCTTTAGTTAGAAGAGATTTTTTTGAAAAGACCATAGGATTTCAAACCCAATATGTTCCTTATGAAGACTGGGAATTTTGGCTTAGGTTTTCTTTATTTGGAAAGTTTTATTTTATTCCAGAAAGGCTTGCTAGATATAGAATTCATCCTGAGCAATCTGTAAAACTTGCAACTGCACAAAAAATAGAAGAAGTAACAACAAAGCTTTTAAATGATTCTTTTAAGTTAAAAAATACTAAAGAAGAAATTATTAAAAGATCTCTAGGCATTGCAAATTTAAGATTTTGCTATTGGTACATAATGGCAAATCAAATTTCAAAAGCAAAAGAAAAAATTAACATTGCATTAAATTTATATCCTAATTTTTTAATTGATCCAAGATTTTATGGACTTAGTATTTTATGTAAAATGCCTCAGCTTGCAGGAAAATGGATTTTTGAGTTAGAGCAGTATCATTAATCACTCTATCTTTCCATAAGTACAGGTTTAAGGTTTCAAGGTATTCAAAAAGTGGTATACAACATTAGGAGATACAACTAATGAAAAAGTATGTTTTATGTGTTTTAGTATTGATCGTTTCAATTGTTATTGAAACTAATAGTTTTGCTACTGTAACACCGCCTGGTGATCCTAGTTGTATTAGAGACAATGGGCAACCATGTTTTGGTAATACGGACTGTTGTGGAAATATATGCATACCAAAGAGTGCGACTTGTTGTCTAGGCTCAGATGGAACTTATCATAGTTGTTCTGGTGGTACTCCTCAGTGTTGTGGTAATACATGCATAGCTAGTGATAGGACTTGTTGTCCAGGGCTGAATCCAAATGGAGCTAGTTGTCTTAGTGATACTGAGCAATGTTGTAAGTTTAGGTGCATAGGTGCTAATGATGGTTGTTGTTCAGATCCACCCCCGAATGGACATACATGTTCCGGCGACGAACCCAAGTGTTGTGGTAATACATGCATAGCTAGTGATAGGACTTGTTGTCCAGGGCTGAATCCAAATGGAGCTAGTTGTCTTAGTGATACTGAGCAATGTTGTAATTTTCAGTGCATAGATGCCGATAAGTCTTGTTGTCGAAGTTCAATTGGAACTTATTTTACTTGCTCCGGTGACGAACCCCAGTGTTGTGGTAATACATGCATAGCTAGTGATAGGACTTGTTGTCCAGATCCAAATCCAAATGGGACTAGTTGTCCTGGTGGTACTGTGTGTTGTGGAGGACAATGCTTCTCTACAGCTGCTGATGACGTATGCTGTTCATATAATGCAATAACTATGAACGCTACTTTCTGTCCAGCAGAGTCTCCAGTTTGTTGCCCTGGTGGTGGATGCTGCCCACGTGGTCTATCTTGTGGAGATAGTAGTTGTGACGGAGA encodes the following:
- a CDS encoding phosphoglucomutase/phosphomannomutase family protein; amino-acid sequence: MSSNIKFGTDGWRDVIADGFTFKNVRVVSIAIGKYIEKKLNKNLPVLIGYDTRFLANEFAKACTNELLNLDLNVQLSQVVIPTPVIAFWAAKIPQGSNGAIQFTASHNPPKYCGLKYITNYGGPAPVEITDEITNYIDAHRDAPLGRLYENIDIRTFDPKQQYIDHLKSLIDFDKIKKSNLKIIYDPMYGAGNNYLDYILKEAGCETITIHNKRDPLFGNLFPEPKEEFLNELKQVVVSKNANLGLATDGDADRLAAIDNSGNFYSANKIGSMLVRHLVKNKKLKGKVVRTMSTTHLIDSLAKRYDLEAIETKVGFKWICEIMLKENVLIGIEESGGISILNHIPDKDAILSGMLLTEMLAYENKTLSQIYSETIKEAGYSYINDKLDLHLNKEQINSFISSLKKENLLKINNLKTKSINTTEGVKYLFEDGSWFFARPSGTEPLARVYFEATSDKVLNAMKNKIQEIVNQAQCQK
- a CDS encoding glycosyltransferase, whose translation is MPKVSIIIPTYNRENFISETIESVLNQTFKDFEIVIINDGSTDNTKKKLEKFNTKIKLINQANSERAVSRNNGVKNSNGEYIAFLDSDDLWEKDKLEKQVEILDKYKDMVLVYSQCSRINENGIKIKTAKRQLEGYSGNIFEKLLLRNIISSPTPLVRRDFFEKTIGFQTQYVPYEDWEFWLRFSLFGKFYFIPERLARYRIHPEQSVKLATAQKIEEVTTKLLNDSFKLKNTKEEIIKRSLGIANLRFCYWYIMANQISKAKEKINIALNLYPNFLIDPRFYGLSILCKMPQLAGKWIFELEQYH